In a single window of the Pseudomonas sp. B21-015 genome:
- the ureC gene encoding urease subunit alpha, translating to MKISRQAYADMFGPTVGDKVRLADTELWIEVEQDFTTYGEEVKFGGGKVIRDGQGQSQLLAAEVVDTLITNALIIDHWGIVKADVGLKDGRIAAIGKAGNPDIQPNVTIAVGASTEVIAGEGMILTAGGIDTHIHFICPQQIEEALMSGVTTMIGGGTGPATGTNATTCTSGPWHLARMLQAADAFPMNIGLTGKGNASLPEPLIEQVKAGAIGLKLHEDWGTTPASIDNCLTVADQYDVQVAIHTDTLNESGFVETTLAAFKGRTIHTYHTEGAGGGHAPDIIKACGFTNVLPSSTNPTRPFTRNTIDEHLDMLMVCHHLDPSIAEDVAFAESRIRRETIAAEDILHDLGAFSMISSDSQAMGRVGEVITRTWQTADKMKKQRGPLPQDGEGNDNFRAKRYIAKYTINPAITHGISHEVGSVEVGKWADLVLWRPAFFGVKPTLILKGGAIAASLMGDANASIPTPQPVHYRPMFASYGGSLHATSLTFISQAAQEAGLPEALGLKKKIAVVKGCRDVQKTDLIHNDYLPNIDVDPQTYQVKADGVLLWCEPADVLPMAQRYFLF from the coding sequence GACGGCCAGGGCCAGAGCCAGTTACTGGCCGCCGAGGTCGTCGATACCCTGATCACCAACGCGTTGATCATCGACCACTGGGGCATCGTCAAGGCCGACGTCGGCCTCAAGGACGGGCGCATCGCGGCCATCGGCAAGGCCGGCAACCCGGACATCCAGCCGAACGTCACCATCGCGGTCGGCGCCAGCACCGAAGTCATCGCCGGTGAAGGCATGATCCTCACCGCCGGCGGCATCGACACCCACATCCACTTCATCTGCCCACAGCAAATCGAAGAAGCGCTGATGAGCGGTGTCACCACCATGATCGGCGGCGGCACGGGACCTGCCACCGGCACCAACGCCACCACCTGCACCTCCGGGCCATGGCACCTGGCGCGCATGCTCCAGGCCGCCGATGCGTTCCCGATGAACATCGGCCTCACCGGCAAGGGCAACGCCAGCCTGCCGGAACCGTTGATCGAACAAGTCAAGGCCGGCGCCATCGGCCTCAAGCTCCACGAAGACTGGGGCACCACCCCGGCGAGCATCGACAACTGCCTGACCGTGGCCGACCAGTACGACGTGCAAGTGGCGATTCACACCGACACCCTCAACGAGTCGGGCTTCGTCGAAACCACCCTCGCCGCCTTCAAGGGCCGCACCATCCATACCTACCACACCGAAGGTGCCGGTGGCGGTCATGCCCCGGACATCATCAAGGCCTGCGGTTTTACCAACGTGCTGCCGAGCTCGACCAACCCGACCCGGCCGTTCACCCGCAACACCATCGACGAACACCTCGACATGCTGATGGTCTGCCACCACCTGGACCCGAGCATTGCCGAAGACGTGGCCTTCGCCGAAAGCCGCATCCGCCGGGAAACCATCGCCGCCGAAGACATCCTCCATGATCTCGGCGCCTTCTCGATGATCAGCTCCGACAGCCAGGCCATGGGCCGGGTCGGCGAAGTCATCACGCGCACCTGGCAGACCGCCGACAAGATGAAAAAACAGCGGGGCCCGCTGCCTCAGGATGGTGAAGGCAACGACAACTTCCGCGCCAAACGCTACATCGCCAAATACACGATCAACCCGGCAATCACCCACGGCATCAGCCATGAAGTGGGTTCGGTCGAGGTGGGTAAATGGGCGGACCTGGTGCTCTGGCGTCCGGCGTTTTTCGGGGTAAAACCGACGCTGATCCTCAAGGGCGGTGCTATCGCGGCCAGCCTGATGGGCGACGCCAACGCTTCAATCCCGACACCGCAACCGGTGCACTACCGCCCGATGTTCGCCAGCTACGGCGGCTCACTGCACGCCACCAGCCTGACCTTTATCAGCCAGGCGGCACAGGAAGCCGGTTTGCCCGAAGCCCTGGGCCTGAAGAAAAAAATCGCCGTGGTCAAAGGCTGCCGCGACGTGCAGAAAACCGACCTGATCCACAACGATTACCTGCCGAACATCGATGTCGATCCGCAGACCTATCAGGTCAAGGCCGACGGCGTGTTGCTCTGGTGTGAGCCAGCGGATGTGTTGCCGATGGCGCAGCGTTACTTCCTGTTCTAG